The genomic window TTGATCATCTGTTGGCCAGCGGCGGTGCGGCGCATGCGCTCGAAGTCGATCGACAGCCACATGAGAAACGAGGTGACGGGCGATTTTTCCAAGTAGGCGGTGAAGTAGCCGTGCGTGGAGTAGGCCGAGCCGCCGGGCACTTCGTTCACGCCCCCGTAGTCCCAGGCGGCGGGCGGGCGGATACCGACGAAGAGGAAGGCCACCGCGCCGTAGGCCAGCACAAAGCCGCAGATCAGCATCACGACCAGCCACGTTTGCGATTTGGGAGTTTTGTGTTCGCTCATATCCGGATCCCCATCTTGGCCACGATGATCGTGACGGCGACCAGCCAAATGATGAAGCCGAGGTACAAGCCCTTGAGCACCAGCGGGATGCCCGGCTCGGCATGCTCGTCGGCGGCGCCGCCCTCGCCGGTCGGCTTGCGTTAGTGGCGCACGCCTATCTATTTCAAATAACTACGTTTTGTTTTTACAATAAGGTCGCGATCAAGTTATGTGCCCCATCAATAACCTTTTGTACTCAGCGCTCGTTATCTCAGCAAAATAATCGTTCCCGGATTCGCCCCAACGTTTCCCCTCCCGGAACAAGAAGCCAAATAATTTGCGTTTTCGAGACTGCATCTTACTTTTCATGCATGCCCCACGGGGGATGGCAACCACAAAAGAAACGCGATTCGGCCGGCGCTATGCCGACCCATCGCCCATGCAAAGCAAACTGAAGAAAACGAAAGGAATCGACCATGGCCTACGGCGGCAAACTCGTGGCCGACGTCTTACGCAACCAGCGCGTCGAATTCCTATTCACCCTGTGCGGCGGGCACATCTCGCCGATTTTCATTGAGGCCAAGCGCGCCGGACTCCGCGTGATCGACACCCGCGACGAAAAAAACGCCGTGTTCGCCGCCGACGCCGTGGCGCGTCTCAGCGGGACCCCCGGCGTGGCCGCGGTGACCGCCGGGCCGGGCGTGACCAACGCGCTGACGGCCCTGAAAAACGCGCAGATGGCGCAGTCGCCGGTGGTGCTTCTCGGGGGTGCGACCGCCACCTTCCTTAAAGGACGTGGTTCGCTGCAGGACATCGACCAACTCGCGGTCGTCAAACCGCACGTGAAATGGGCGGCGACGTGTAAGACCGTCCGCGAACTCGTGCCCACCCTGGAGCAAGCGTTTCAGCGGGCCGTCGACGGAGTGCCGGGGCCGGTGTTCGTCGAGTTGCCGGTCGATCTGCTGTACGACGAAGCGCTCGTGCGGCAGTGGTACGGCGACGCCAAAACCAAGGGACGCGGGCTCGTGGAAAAAGGAATCAACACCTACCTCGACTACCACGTCAATCGCTTGTTCAGCGGCGGCGATCCAAAAGCCGTCGGACCGGCGGCGCAGCGGCCGCACGTCACGCCCTCGGCCGGTCAGGTGCGGCGGGCCGCGTTGATGCTCGCCCAAGCCCGGCGGCCGGTGCTGCTGGCGGGCAGCCAAGCCATGCTCTGCGCGTGCGAAGCCTTCGCGATGGACCACGCCGTCGAGACGCTGCAAATCCCCGTCTACCTCTCGGGCATGGCGCGGGGTCTGCTCGGTCGAAATCACCCGCTGCAACTGTTTCACAAACGCCGCGAAGCCCTCAAAGAGGCCGACCTGGTGATTCTGGCCGGCGTGCCCAACGATTTCCGGCTCGACTACGGCCGCCACATCAGCCGCCAAGCGAAGGTCGTCGCCGCCAACTTCGACCGCGCCGAAATGAACCGGAACCGCCGCCCTACCCTCGGCGTCCAGGCCGACCCGGGGCTGTTTCTCATCGCCCTGGCCGACGAAGTCAGCCGTACGCGCCACGACCACGCCCGCGCCTGGCGCGACTGGGCGCGCACGCTGCGCGAACGCAACGATGCCCGTCAGGCCGACATTGAAAAGCGCGCCGCGGACCCGGTGCCGGGCATCAATCCGCTGCATCTGGCGATGGAAATCGATAAGGCCATGGACGATGACAGCGTGATCGTCGTCGACGGCGGGGATTTCGTGGCCTCGGCCTCCTACGTGATGCGACCCCGCGGGCCGTTTCGGTGGCTGGACCCCGGCGTGTTCGGCACCCTGGGCGTGGGGGGCGGCTTCGCGCTCGGCGCGAAATTGCGGCGTCCCGAAGCCGAAGTGTGGCTCATGTACGGCGACGGCTCGGCGGCCTACAGCGTGGCCGAGTTCGACACCTTCGTCCGGCACGACACGCCGGTGATCGCCGTGGTCGGCAACGACGCCTGCTGGTCGCAAATCGCCCGCGAACAAGTGGAGATCTACGGCGACAGCCTCGCCTGCGACCTGCGCCGCAGCGATTACCACCTGGTCGCCGAAGGCTACGGCGGCAAGGGCCTGCTGCTGAGCGATCCGCAAGACATCCCGCGCGTGCTCGCCGAAGCCAAACGCATCGCGAAATCCGGCACACCCGTGCTCATCAACGCCCACATCGGCGCGACCGACTTCCGCAAAGGCTCAATCTCCATGTAACCGCCAGGCTGAGCCTGGACCCAAAACCGAGAGAATCCGCCGACGATGTTGTCACAGCGACCGCTCCCGTTGGTCGCTCGGCGAGCTTCACACCAAACCGTAGGAGCGACTTTAGTCGCGACCGGGCAAGGCCCGGTGCTGAAAACGCCAGGGTGGCATAGTCTCACCGCCATCGGCGGGGAGGCTGTGCGGCTCAGCCTTGGAAAACGGGGACATGTACTTGTTACGTGTCCCGGGTTTTACCGCTCAACCCCGGCCCCTCTTACCCAAAGTGTACTCAACATGGGGGGTCGGGCACGGGGCGCACGCGGATTTTAACGAAATACTAAGCGATGATGATCCCGCCAAGAGTCAACGCGATCAGCAACGCCCAAATGGTTCTTTCAATTAGATTGTTCCAGGTCATGATATTTTCCTCCCGGTTGCAACAACTCGAATCGGCGCCGCGACGGGCGCATCTTCTATCTATTAGACGTACGGCGACCACCATACATTTCACTCAAAAACAAAAAATGCGGAAGAATCTCAAGAAGCGGCGGTAATTTCGCCGTTTTGCATCAACACGACCCGCGAGGTGAGACTCGCCAGATCTTCCCGGCGATGGGAGATCATCACCCAACCCACTCCGGTGCGTTCCAGCGCTGCGGCGACCCGCTCGCGCGCCTCGGTATCCAGACCGGCGAAGGGTTCGTCGAGCAGCAGAATTTCGGGTTGCATGGCCAGGATCGTCGCCAGCGCCGCCAAGCGCTTTTCGCCGCCCGATAGTTGATACGTAATGCGATCCTCGTAGCCGGACAGCCCGACCGCCTCTAGGGTGTCGCGCACGCGCCGCTCAACCTCCGGGCGCGGCAGGCCCAGGTTCAGCGGCCCGAAGGCAACGTCTTCGGCCACGGTGGGCGAGAAGAGCTGGTCGCCCGAATCCTGAAAAAGCAGGCCGATGCGGCGGCGCACTTCCAGGAAGTCCGCTTCTTCGCGGCGCTTGCGGCCGAAAATCTCGACGCGTCCGGCCTGGGGTTGCAGCAGGCCGACGATGATGTGGAAGAGTGTCGTCTTGCCGCAGCCGACCGGCCCCAACAGCCCCACGCGCTCGCCAAGCGACACGGCGAAGTCCAGGCCGTTGAACACGACGCGGTCACCGTAGGCGAAGCACACGCCTTGTAGATTTATCGCCCGAGCGGGCTCGTCCATTCCCAAACTCCCAGCGCGGTGACCGCCGCCATGAACGCAATGAACGCCGCCGTATCGGCCCGCCGCCAATGCGGATGGCGGTAGGCCGGTAGCGTGCCGGTAAAGCCGCGCAGCACCATGGCGTCATACACGCGGGCGGCGCGGTCATGGCCGCGCACCATCAAGGTGCCGACAAGGTACGCGTAGCTGCGGTAGGTGTGCAAGTTCGAACGCGGCACAAAGCAGCGGACTTTCATGGCCCGCCGCAGCCGTTGAAATTCCAGCGCCGCGTCGTGCAGGAAGCGCCACGTAAAAAAGAAGAGTTGGACCAGCTTGTGCGGCACGTGCAAGTGGGAAAGCCCGTGGGCCACGTTGAAAATCGTGCTCGTGGCGATCAGCGCCGTCAGTGCCAGCAGAATCGCGTTCGCCTTGAGGCTGATGTGCCACGCCAGGCGCACGCCGTCGGCGCGAACGGTCAGCGGCCCCAGCGAGTAAAGCGACTCGCCCACACCGCTCAGCGGCAGCATGACCCAAAGCAACACGATGAACACGTTGAGGGCGACAAGCCGCCGTAGCAGGTGCCGCAGGGGTGGGCGCGCCGCGATCAATAGCGCAATCGCCGCACCCATGGCGGCCAGCAACACCGGTGCGGCGTCGGACCCGGCCACGACGACGGCGAATGCGATCGCGGTCAGCAATTTGGCGCGTGAGTCGAGGCGATGCAGCCAGGTATCGCCGGCGGCAAAAGGTTCGGCAATCATGACGCCGCGGCTCCGGCCAGCATCTGCGGGCGCACTTTGCGCAGGAAGGCCACGAGGAACAACGTCAGCACGCCCTCCGCGCCGGCCAAGGGCAGGTGCGCGAGAAACACGACCTTGGCGGTGGCAACGAAGGCTTGTCCGGTGGTGATCAACACGAGCATAAGGAGCGCCGCGGCCGCCACGACGCCGACGACACCTGCCGCAAACGCCGCCGCGAGCGCAGTCGTGCGGTTATCGCTCGCGACCCAGCGGCGCAGCAGATAGTACACCGCGATACCCGGCAGGCCGATCACGCAGGTGTTGACGCCTAAGGTCGTCCAGCCGCCGTAACCGAAGAGAATCGCCTGGAAGGTCAGCGCCACGAGTACGGCGGGCAGGACGGCGCGCCCCAACAACAGGCCGACCAGACCGATCAACATGAGGTGCATGTGCACCGGGCCGACGGGCACGTGCACGAAGGAGGCGAGGAAAAAGACCGCCGCCGTCATCGACATCTTGGGTATGTCGCGCGGTTCGGTGGCGGCCAGGCCGAGGCCTACGCCGACCAGCGCCACGACGCCGCCGATCACCAAGGTCGGCGCGCCCAATACGCCGTCGGAAATGTGCAACGGTTACTCCTGCGTTTTTGCGTCGTCGGGCGTGAGAGTGTATTCGCAGCGGTGTCCCAGCAGATCTTGGATGACGATTTTTACACCGTACGGACTGCCCTCGACCTCGAACGCAAACTCGCCTTTGTCGTCGGTAACGCCCCGGACCATGGTTTTGCCGTGGATGTCCACGATTTTAAGATTGGTTTTCTTCATCGGGCTGCCGTCGTTATAGCATGCCGCGACGCGCACGGTTTTGCCGTCGATCGCCACCTTCATTTTGGCGGCGTGAGCTAAAGCCATGGTAAACACCGCCATTAATGCCACGGCTACAATTAACCACGTGTGTCTTTTGCTCAGCATCAACCCCCTCTTCGCTCCTGGCGGCTACGTTATCCGCAACCAAAGGGAAGGAAAAGAGCCGGCCAGGTCGCTTCGGGCAAAATTGCCGACGAGTGCCGAGCCACTATTGCGCTTCGTATTCGTTGTAGTTGCAGTGTCCCTCCCCCGAGTGCCCCAGGGTGAACAGCGCCGCGACAAACGTTGCGTAGTCATCCGGATCCATCTGGGCGGCCATTTCGTCCTGATCGATCTCCAGCGCTCCGGCGGCGGCGAGATCGGCGAAGGCCTGGAAGCCGAGTGCTCCGGGATTAACGCCTTCGGGATTACCTAGGTCTTCGTAGTCGCCGAAGAGGTGATCGGAGTGAAAGGTTGTTTCCAGCGTGCCGTTGCCGCCCGCGTCTACGACGCCGGCGAATTCGTCATTGACTTCCTGATGGCAACTGGTGAACGTCATCTGTTCGTTCAGTTTGATCGTAAAGGCGATCGCATCGCTGTCTTTGGTCGCGACACCCTGCATAACGATCGAGTAGCCGGGGAAAAAGTCGCCTTCGCTTTGCACCATGTTGAAGGCTGCGTAATTGTAATTGCCGGCTGGCGCGGCCAGCGAGCCCACTTCCTGCGGACCGTCGCCTTCGGTCAGGTCCAATGTGTGAACACCGTCCAATGCCACGTGGGCCGCACCCTCCGGGATATCTTCGTGTGGATGGCCGGCGTGGGCGACGGTCAGCGCCTGTTCGTCGGTTTCTTCGGCCACTTGGATGCCGGTGAGACCGCTTAGGGTAATGTAGAAGTGATCGAAGCTGATCAGCCAACCGGTCTTGTCAACGAAACCCTCACGGATGAACTCTTCGCCGTTGGCGGTAAAAGTCAGGGTGCCGGTCATCCCGGCGCCGTCATCGTCGTCATCATCACCGCAGGCGGTGACGAGCAATGCGGCCGTAGCGATAAGCAGAAGGCCGACAATCAACCAAGCATTCAAACTTTTCATCGATGGCTCCTTTTTTGTCAGAATTTAGCGGTTACCGTCAGCCGGGACGAGAACGGCGTGCCCGGCGTCCAGTGAATTCCGTTGAGTGTTTCACCGTTGGGCTCCGGCCGCGTTTCGTATGAAAACACGGCGTCTTCCCATTCGGTGTCCAACACGTTATCGATTGCCAGTTCGACTCCCCAGGCGGGGGTGTCGTATCCGGCCACGAGATCAAGCACGTAATACGGCTCGGCCCAATCGCCTTGATCCAATTCGCGGGGTCCCATATAGCGGCCCCGCACCATGCCGCGCAGGCCCAGATCGTGCGACCAGCCGACGCCGTTGGTCATCAGGGTAATCGGCCCATTGGGGATACGGTCGCGCGATTCCACAAAGCGAGCCTCGACGTAGGATGCGTCGGTCGTTAGATACAACCACGGCAAGGGACTAACGCGGATCTCGCCGTCCAAACCGTTTCGTTGTGTTTCTTCCTTGGTCACCGACAGGCCGGTTTGCGGGTCGAAGACGAGGTCTTTTTCTTTGTTCACAAACCATGCGGCGGCGGCGAAGGTGACTCGCGTACCCCAAAAGAACACGCGCGTGCCGATTTCGCCGCCCCGGACCTTGGGAATTGTGGATTCGGGGGCATTGGCCATTTGCAGCGTCGTATTGGAGAAGAAACCCTCGCCGTAGTTGAGAAAGATGTTCCAAGGCTTCAGCGGCGTGAACACAACCGAGGCCTTCGGGCTGGCAATGGCTGCGGTTTCGCTCCAGTCGCGGCGAACGTCCTGCCGCGTATCGGCCAAGTTCGTATAGATGTTGAAAAAACGCTCGTCCTGCGTGCCCTCGCCTTCGTAAAAAAGAACGTCGTAACGCACCCCGGGGACCACGGTCAGCCAGGAGGTCAGCATCAGGTTTTCGCGCAACCAGAGGCCGAGGGAGTTTTCCGAAAACTGTAAATTGTTGATGACGTTCCAACGTTCCCGGTGGGCGGTGTTGCCGAGCAATTGGTCGACGAGGTCGTAACGCCACTGCACACCTACGGCGGTATCCCAAACGGTTTTACCCCAGGCGGCAGTGTTGCTGTAGCGTAGATTGACGCCTGTGACCGAGCGGTTATCGCGCATTTCCTGTTGGTCGCCGCGTTCCGGATTAAGCAAGTAAAAGGTGTAGTTCGACCAGATCGTCGTGCGCTTGTAATCGTACCATCCCTGCAGGCGCAGGTTGTTGCCCCCGTCGGCCCAATCCGCGGTCAGGCCAACGAGTTGACGATTGGATGCGACGCGATCGGAGGTGTCCAGTGAGCCGTAGCGATCCAGTCGGCCGTCCTTGACCCATTTTTCGGGCACGACGTCGGTCGCGGCGCTGTCCTGGCCGTAGTGGTTGCTCATCAGATTGATCGTCCACTCGTCGCGCAAAAACGTGTGCCCGGTGTTGGCACGGTAGGCGTCGGAGTCCCCCGGATCGGTGTAGCCGTCGCTGTGGTCGGTTTCCGCCGCGCCGACGAGCAAGTAGGGCTTTTCCACACTGAACGAGCTCATCACCCGCGCGGTGCCGAACATGCCGGCGGTGGCCCCGATCGTATTTTGCGGCGCGTGTCGACGCGGCACGAAATTGATCGCCCCGGCGGTGGCGAAGTTGCCGAATTCGGGGTCGTACGGTCCCTTAATGACACGGATCATGTCGATGGTTTCGGGTATTAAGAAGTGCAAATCCAGGTAGCCGTGCCCATGCACCTGCGAAGGCTCGTTGAGTGGGATGCCATCGAGGTAGGCGGCCAGGTCTTGTCCATGCTCGGCGTCGAAACCGCGCAGGAAGTACTGATAGGCTTTGGCGCCGCCGGTGTGCTGGGAAACGTGGACGCCGGGGATGACACGTACGAGGTCGCTCGGATTGCAGCGGGGAAAATTCCGGAAATCACGGTCGCGAACTTCACGGTCCGAGGCCGCCGTCCAGTCGCGTTTTTCCTGAACGGTGACTTCCTGCAATTCGATATCCCCCGGCTTCTGGGCGGTATCGACGTCGACGACGGTTTGGGCGTCTCCCTCATCTTCGCCGATCGGTGTGATCTGCGGCTTGCCGTCGGGTCCGAACCGGGTTTGAAGATCCGGCATGCCATCCGCGTTCAAATCCTCCAACACCAAGCGCGGCTTTTCGTCGGCGTCGTAGAACGTCCAACGATCGACACGCCCGGCGGCGGACCGATCCTCCTCCGTACGGACGTGGCGGTTGCCCTCGATATAATGCGTGGTTTCAAAAATCCCGTCGCCGTTTCCGTCAAGCGCCTGGCGGGTTAACAAGCCACCTTCGTAGCTTTCCCGCACGTCGACGCGGCCGTCGCGGTTGACGTCCATGCGCCCGCGTACGATCTCTCCATCCTCCACGTCCAACCAGATATCGACGCGGCCGTCGAAATCGCCGTCGCGTTCCTGCCGCACCAGGTTCCCTTGTTGGTAGTGGTTGAATGCGTCGGCGCGACCGTCCCCGTTGGTGTCCCACTCCATGTAGACGAGACGGCCGGCTCCATCACGCAGGATCTTGGCTCCCTGTGTTGGAACGGAAGAATCACCGGATAGGGCCGGAGCGTGTCCGCCGTGCGCCTGGGCGATGGACACTCCAGCGGCGACGAAGCACGAAATTACGATCCACAAGGCGAAAAACTTTCTCACGATGTCACCTGACCCGTAGCAATTACCCGACCGGGTGTTACGATTATCATAGACGTGTTATTGAGTCAACTCGCTTAATTAGCGTTTTCACTGAAAACATGCAGATTGCCGAGATCCAGTCACACTTCGCTTATTTTCGTAATACGGTTTTTACCCGCGGCGTCGGACGCGTGGACCGCCGGACGCTTTTCGACATACAATATCGGTTATGATTTATCTTTTGATTGGCAGCGTCTTGTTTAATGTTGCGCTATTGGCCGCCTGGTTCTACGCCGGGTGGCAGCGCAGCGGCGGTCGCCCGGACCAGGACGTTTTACAGGCCAGCGAAGAACTGTACCGAGTGGTGGCCGAGAATGCGACGGACATTCTTTGGACGATGGATTTGAAGGGGTGTTTCACGTTTGTCAATTCGTCGGTCAAACGCGTGCTAGGTTACGAGCCGGAAGACGCGTTGGCAATGGCGATTGCGGACATCCTGACCCCGGAGGCTTTCGCCGAGGGCTCGCGGCTGACGATCGAATACGAGCGACTCCATCGCCCGGCGGAAATGCGGGGGCAAAAGCCGCTGGTGCTGGAATTGGAGCACGTTCGCGCCGACGACACGCTGGTCTGGTGCGAAATCAACCTTCGTTTTCTCGTCGACGAGGACGGCACGCCGCGCGGTTATATCGGTGTGACGCGCGAAATCAGCGAACGCAAGAAGACCGAAGCGCAGCTTCTTTCGTACCAAAAGCAATTGCGGGAAATGGCCTCGCAGATGTCCTTGGTGGCCGAGCGCGAGCGCCATACGATCGCCGAGGAGTTGCACGACCGCATCGGTCAGACGCTGGCGGTGGCGAAAATTCAATTGCAGACGTTGCACCGAAGCGCCGCCGATAAGCAGTTGGCTGATTCATTACGCGGCTCGATCGAACTGGTCGACCAAACGATGCGGGAATCGCGCAGCCTGACGTTCGAACTAAGCCCGCCGATTTTGTACGAATTCGGATTGGTGGCCGCCACCGAATGGTATCTGGAAAAAATGGAACAACGGTATGGAATACGTTGTACCTTCGTGTCAACGGCGGAACGTCGCAAGTTAAACGACGAATACCGACTGCTTTTGTTTCGCGTGGTGCGCGAGCTATTGCATAACGTGATCAAGCATGCGCAGGCCGATCGCATCGACGTAACCGTTCGCACGGAAAACGATCGGCTATTGATCGAAATCGCCGATGACGGTATTGGATTTGTACCGGAATCGCTCAATGAGCGCTATCAAGACGCCGATTCAGGGTTCGGCCTATTCAGTGTCCGCGAACGCATCGAGTATTTGAACGGCAACGTGACCATTGATTCGCAACCCGGCACTGGTACGCGAGTGGTGATGGACGTGCCGTTTTCGGCGGGATTCGATCCGGAGTGGGAGGGAGAATGAATATCAGAATATTGCTGGCCGACGACCATCAAATCGTGCGAGAGGGGTTGCGCGCCTTGCTGGAAACCGAACCGGATTTCGTCATTGTCGCCGAAGCCGAAAACGGCATGGACGCCATCGCCATGACCCACCGCCTGGCGCCGGATGTGGTGATCATGGACATTGCGATGCCGGATATTTCCGGTATCGAGGCCACGCGCGGCATCAAACGGGATCTGCCCGAGGTGAAGGTGATCGCGCTTTCGATGCATGATGAGAAACGATTTGTCCGGGAAATGCTAAAGGCGGGGGCCAGCGGTTATCTACTTAAGGACGCCGCATTTCAGGAACTTACGCAAGCGATCAAGTTGGTCATGGACGGCAAAACCTATTTGAGCCCGGAAATCAGCGGCGTGCTCGTCGAGGACTACGTCGACAGCGTAGACAACGGCGTGAAGGGGGCCGATATCCTGGGGCCGCGCGAGCGACAAGTGCTGACCTTGCTGGCCGAAGGCAAGGCGACGCGCGAAATCGCCGAGCATCTCGCCATTGGCGTGAAAACCGTCGAGACCTACCGGCACCGCATCATGCATAAACTCGGTCTGCGCACGGTGGCCGAACTCACGAAGTTCGCCATCCGCGAAGGTTTGACCACCCTCGACCGCTAACCCAGCCCGCCGGAACGCGCGCACAAAGGAAGGCACCCGCCGTGCCTAGGTGTTGTTCAGATTGGTGGCAAATGGGAGGAGAAGGGAGGTCCCGGGTGTCAATGCGGTGGTGCGTAATCTAAGATGTACCCGGGACCCATAAGGCATTGTGTGACGGGTTGCCTTTGGTGTCGTAATAATGAGGTCGCCGCGTTGTTTATTCCTAGCTGCTATTACCGTCCGGCGCCCGATGGCTTTCCGGAGCGGCGACCCGTCTTAAAGACCGAACAAACCGAATTTTTTCTCGATGCTTAATCTCTGTCGCTTACAATCTCGGTGTTGTTCAGACCTTATCTTCCTATGGAGCGATGGTCATCCAATAAATCCCTGATGCTCGTTTTCAATGCGCTTTCAATTGCGGCTATTGTCATCCGATGCGCTCCGATGCTATACACTATTCACGGATCATGCCAAAAACTCCGAAACAATAAAAAAAACAGTAATAGCAACTATTTGTGATTTGTTGGAGCGATTGAAGTGGTTGAAACCAACGTGCGTTTTTTGAGCGAGTGTGCGAATACGGCACACTTTAGTTGTGCCGTTTCCGCACACCCTCGGTAGGAGGAAGGTATGAGAACCCGCCCTTCACGCGCCGCAATTATTTCATTTATCCTATTGTTTTCAATAGCTTGGATGGAAACTCCGGCTGCGGGAGGATCCACGAGGGTGATCGACGGCTCTTTCTCCCACGCGGGCCGGACACGGCAGTACCGGCTCGTCATTCCTCCGGCCTATGACGGCAAAACCGCACTGCCGTTGGTCATGGTGTTCCACGGCGGTGGCGGTAATGCCAGGCGCGCGGAACAAACCACCGGCTTTTCTCAAAAAGCGATTCGGGAGGGCTTTTTCGTCGTGTATCCGGAGGGCGTCGGCCGGCTGCCCACGCGCCACAAGCTGCTGACGTGGAATACGGGAAATTGTTGCGGCTACGCAAAGGAAATCAACAGCGATGACGTAGGGTTTGTGCGCAAGCTGTTGGTCACCCTGAAACAAGACTACCGCATCGATGCCAAGCGCGTCTTCGCCACCGGCATCTCCAACGGCGGCATGATGGCCTATCGCCTCGGCTGCGAAATGGCGGGGGAGATAGCGGCCGTCGCGCCGGTGGCCGGGGCGATGAACGTCTCCACCTGCGGGCCGGGAGCACCGGTTTCGGTGATCGTTTTTCACGGCGTACGCGATAACCGCGTCCTGTATTCGGGCGGCGCGCCCCGCGTGCAAATCGACCCTCATCCGCGGGTGGATCGTCCCGTTTCCTACGCCGCGTCTTTTTGGGCGGCTCACAACGGCTGCGATGCGCAACCGCAACGCCTCGAACAGGGGATGATCCTGCACGAGACCTACACGAGTTGCCGACCGGGCGTGGGTTTGGAAGTCTATACGTTGAAAAACGGGCGCCACGCCTGGCCCGGCGGGCAGCGCGCCTGGGTGGGCGGCGACGAACCGAGTCGGGAGATCTCGGCGACCGATTTGATGTGGGACTTTTTCCGCCGGCATCCGCGGCCATGAACGCGGCAGGACGATTCCTCGGTAAAAACCGCGCGCCGATTCAAGCGTAGGGGACGATGATGCAGCACGAAATCATGGAATGCGGACCGTTATTGAACGAGCGCGGCGAATTGGCGCAACGCGGTTTTGCGCGGCGGCCCTTGCTCGACTACAACCCGGAAAACGTGCGCGTATCGCGATTCGGTTTCTGGAACCGCCTCCGCTTGAAGGAATGGGATTACTACGGCATCACGACGCACGACTGGTTTTTGGGCACCGCGGTTTCCCATGCCGGTTTTGCCGGTGTGGTGTTTGTCTATTTCATCGATTTTGCGGTAGGCACGATCGAAGAGGGACTGGTTGTCACACCGCTGGGTCGCGGGTGTCG from Candidatus Lernaella stagnicola includes these protein-coding regions:
- a CDS encoding PAS domain-containing sensor histidine kinase, yielding MIYLLIGSVLFNVALLAAWFYAGWQRSGGRPDQDVLQASEELYRVVAENATDILWTMDLKGCFTFVNSSVKRVLGYEPEDALAMAIADILTPEAFAEGSRLTIEYERLHRPAEMRGQKPLVLELEHVRADDTLVWCEINLRFLVDEDGTPRGYIGVTREISERKKTEAQLLSYQKQLREMASQMSLVAERERHTIAEELHDRIGQTLAVAKIQLQTLHRSAADKQLADSLRGSIELVDQTMRESRSLTFELSPPILYEFGLVAATEWYLEKMEQRYGIRCTFVSTAERRKLNDEYRLLLFRVVRELLHNVIKHAQADRIDVTVRTENDRLLIEIADDGIGFVPESLNERYQDADSGFGLFSVRERIEYLNGNVTIDSQPGTGTRVVMDVPFSAGFDPEWEGE
- the cbiQ gene encoding cobalt ECF transporter T component CbiQ, with the protein product MIAEPFAAGDTWLHRLDSRAKLLTAIAFAVVVAGSDAAPVLLAAMGAAIALLIAARPPLRHLLRRLVALNVFIVLLWVMLPLSGVGESLYSLGPLTVRADGVRLAWHISLKANAILLALTALIATSTIFNVAHGLSHLHVPHKLVQLFFFTWRFLHDAALEFQRLRRAMKVRCFVPRSNLHTYRSYAYLVGTLMVRGHDRAARVYDAMVLRGFTGTLPAYRHPHWRRADTAAFIAFMAAVTALGVWEWTSPLGR
- a CDS encoding thiamine pyrophosphate-binding protein, whose protein sequence is MAYGGKLVADVLRNQRVEFLFTLCGGHISPIFIEAKRAGLRVIDTRDEKNAVFAADAVARLSGTPGVAAVTAGPGVTNALTALKNAQMAQSPVVLLGGATATFLKGRGSLQDIDQLAVVKPHVKWAATCKTVRELVPTLEQAFQRAVDGVPGPVFVELPVDLLYDEALVRQWYGDAKTKGRGLVEKGINTYLDYHVNRLFSGGDPKAVGPAAQRPHVTPSAGQVRRAALMLAQARRPVLLAGSQAMLCACEAFAMDHAVETLQIPVYLSGMARGLLGRNHPLQLFHKRREALKEADLVILAGVPNDFRLDYGRHISRQAKVVAANFDRAEMNRNRRPTLGVQADPGLFLIALADEVSRTRHDHARAWRDWARTLRERNDARQADIEKRAADPVPGINPLHLAMEIDKAMDDDSVIVVDGGDFVASASYVMRPRGPFRWLDPGVFGTLGVGGGFALGAKLRRPEAEVWLMYGDGSAAYSVAEFDTFVRHDTPVIAVVGNDACWSQIAREQVEIYGDSLACDLRRSDYHLVAEGYGGKGLLLSDPQDIPRVLAEAKRIAKSGTPVLINAHIGATDFRKGSISM
- the cbiM gene encoding cobalt transporter CbiM, which produces MHISDGVLGAPTLVIGGVVALVGVGLGLAATEPRDIPKMSMTAAVFFLASFVHVPVGPVHMHLMLIGLVGLLLGRAVLPAVLVALTFQAILFGYGGWTTLGVNTCVIGLPGIAVYYLLRRWVASDNRTTALAAAFAAGVVGVVAAAALLMLVLITTGQAFVATAKVVFLAHLPLAGAEGVLTLFLVAFLRKVRPQMLAGAAAS
- a CDS encoding ABC transporter ATP-binding protein, which translates into the protein MDEPARAINLQGVCFAYGDRVVFNGLDFAVSLGERVGLLGPVGCGKTTLFHIIVGLLQPQAGRVEIFGRKRREEADFLEVRRRIGLLFQDSGDQLFSPTVAEDVAFGPLNLGLPRPEVERRVRDTLEAVGLSGYEDRITYQLSGGEKRLAALATILAMQPEILLLDEPFAGLDTEARERVAAALERTGVGWVMISHRREDLASLTSRVVLMQNGEITAAS
- a CDS encoding TonB-dependent receptor — its product is MRKFFALWIVISCFVAAGVSIAQAHGGHAPALSGDSSVPTQGAKILRDGAGRLVYMEWDTNGDGRADAFNHYQQGNLVRQERDGDFDGRVDIWLDVEDGEIVRGRMDVNRDGRVDVRESYEGGLLTRQALDGNGDGIFETTHYIEGNRHVRTEEDRSAAGRVDRWTFYDADEKPRLVLEDLNADGMPDLQTRFGPDGKPQITPIGEDEGDAQTVVDVDTAQKPGDIELQEVTVQEKRDWTAASDREVRDRDFRNFPRCNPSDLVRVIPGVHVSQHTGGAKAYQYFLRGFDAEHGQDLAAYLDGIPLNEPSQVHGHGYLDLHFLIPETIDMIRVIKGPYDPEFGNFATAGAINFVPRRHAPQNTIGATAGMFGTARVMSSFSVEKPYLLVGAAETDHSDGYTDPGDSDAYRANTGHTFLRDEWTINLMSNHYGQDSAATDVVPEKWVKDGRLDRYGSLDTSDRVASNRQLVGLTADWADGGNNLRLQGWYDYKRTTIWSNYTFYLLNPERGDQQEMRDNRSVTGVNLRYSNTAAWGKTVWDTAVGVQWRYDLVDQLLGNTAHRERWNVINNLQFSENSLGLWLRENLMLTSWLTVVPGVRYDVLFYEGEGTQDERFFNIYTNLADTRQDVRRDWSETAAIASPKASVVFTPLKPWNIFLNYGEGFFSNTTLQMANAPESTIPKVRGGEIGTRVFFWGTRVTFAAAAWFVNKEKDLVFDPQTGLSVTKEETQRNGLDGEIRVSPLPWLYLTTDASYVEARFVESRDRIPNGPITLMTNGVGWSHDLGLRGMVRGRYMGPRELDQGDWAEPYYVLDLVAGYDTPAWGVELAIDNVLDTEWEDAVFSYETRPEPNGETLNGIHWTPGTPFSSRLTVTAKF